Within the Phaseolus vulgaris cultivar G19833 chromosome 9, P. vulgaris v2.0, whole genome shotgun sequence genome, the region CCCATTGTTGATTCAAACTTTGTATATCACCAAGTtggttaaaaaaattcaaagagtCATCAAGAAGATCACAAGGCACATCAAATTGATTTGAAGGATTCTTAAACACATCAAATTGATTTGAAGGATTCCTAAACACATCAATTTGGCATGCATGTTCTTGTGGCACAGCAACTTCATTGGTTTTATTCACCAGCACTTCGTTCCCAGCCTTCATTTGCATAAGATTTGCATCAAAGTTAAGCTTTTGGGATAGAGAACTAGAACCTTTTTCAAGATTGTATTGGAGAAATGGTGCAAGGTCAGCATTTAGTGGCTTCATTGGGGCAAAAAGAAGCTGGTTTTGGAAGATATCCTGCATGGAAATCAGTTGGTTTGAGTTTGGAGCAACACTTCCTGGTTGAATCAGGCATTGCTTGAAATTGAATTGTGCTTCAGTTTGTTTCTTGCATTCGAACATTTTTGTTCGTTGATTGCAAGCTTCAAGCTTAATATCCAAACTAGCAATGAAATTCTTCAATTCTTCAGCACCAAGGGTGCTGAATAATGGATGCCAAGTTGGATATTTGGTCTCAAGGATATCTTTCTGAAGTTTGGAAATCTCACTGTCAACCATGTTCTTCCTAATCTCAAAAAAGTTATTGAGATCAAAGTTCTTAGGAATTTTCTCAGACATCATACTCTCGTACCTTTGGATGATGGATTGCATTTCAATGGGGTCTTGGGGCCAAGTCAATGGTGGAGAATCACCTTTGCCATCATATATAATCAAGCCAGCTTTCACTCCACACACACTACAAAATTCAGATATTGTCTTCATCAGTGCCTTCTTCCTCTTCATGAAAGCCAAATCACGATCTCTCGCATTTGTGATGGGTTTCAAGATCAATTTTGGACGACCCATATTCTGAaacaaacacacacaaaaattcaTCAACAAAGCAAAACTTAGAATCATAGATTAAGATCAAAGAacaaatatcaaacagttaacATGCAAGAATTGGACAAGAAAGTATCTAAAAAGATTCAATTCTAACCTCACCAAGATTTTTCTTGAAGAAAAAGTAAACTTTTGGATAACCAGAAAGAAAGAGTATAAAAGTATAGATAGATAACTATGAGAATTCACGAATCAACAACGAAGAACAAATAAGGGTAGAATATATAGTGAAATTTTAGTGAACCCATATTCATCTTCTAAAACAGTATTAAATCACCATTAAATCTCAAATAATTATTATAGACATGATTATATATATCTTATACCATTCTAATGACGTTATTATTGCataaatatgtttatatattaactattatcatataaatatataatttccaATTATaccataattataaaatatcaaatctaataatttaagaaacaaaaatgaagAATCATGTAAAAGTCAAACAATCCTAATTAATTTTAGCTAAAAAATTTCTTaatcaacatttaaaaaaatctaaat harbors:
- the LOC137821549 gene encoding uncharacterized protein; amino-acid sequence: MGRPKLILKPITNARDRDLAFMKRKKALMKTISEFCSVCGVKAGLIIYDGKGDSPPLTWPQDPIEMQSIIQRYESMMSEKIPKNFDLNNFFEIRKNMVDSEISKLQKDILETKYPTWHPLFSTLGAEELKNFIASLDIKLEACNQRTKMFECKKQTEAQFNFKQCLIQPGSVAPNSNQLISMQDIFQNQLLFAPMKPLNADLAPFLQYNLEKGSSSLSQKLNFDANLMQMKAGNEVLVNKTNEVAVPQEHACQIDVFRNPSNQFDVFKNPSNQFDVPCDLLDDSLNFFNQLGDIQSLNQQWGNNQHDAHVIGGSSTTMNGGVTTYDTNFHGNQYNPEFSLCNYNGVMQSYNNNASWQNIGFQ